The region tttgaatattttttatataaaagATTTAAATGAATTACTCGGGACAGTAATTCGTTAAAATTGAAATATTAAATCTAATTATTTTATTTACTCTAAAACTAAAAGAATAAAATATCAGATAAACTCATTAATGTTGAAAGAGCGATCCAATTTAAGATAATAACTTCTTAAATAATTAAGAGTTATATGTTAGAACCAAGTTTTACGCCTATGAGAATTCAATGGAGGCTGTGACCGACACTTTCAAGAAAGATTACTTAACTATGAGAATAATAGCAATAGAATTTGAAGTGGTTACGCGTCAATATTTGACAATCTAAATCTCAGAAATTCAGGTTGAGGTTTGAAGTTCACCGAAGAGAACATGATAACCATGTTCCATGTTTCACTGCATTTGAAACAACCAATATAACTGAAGGAGCGATGAacatttttcttttcttttagCTTTGCATTTATTTGTGAAGGTAAGACGTAGTAAATTCCACATTGTCTTTTCAACATGTCCCCAGCTGCGAGCATTTCCATAGCGTATCGATGTAGAAGAACAAGACTTGTATCGTTAGAGTATTATTTGATGAGTTTGACAAGCTAGTATCAATATGAAAAATAACATGAATATTGGCCAATAAAATCTGCCATAGGTATGGCTCGAAAAATATGGACCTCCCCTTTTAGTAAATTATCTCGCATTAAAGAATTTATATTTGTTCTAGTAGAATTGATATTTGTTCTAGTTTTTTAGAAAGAAAGGAACATTCTATTCGTAGGAACAAAAAGAAACAGATCTATTCTATATCCGATAAGTAACAATACGCAATGGTGGTGGGGGTTTACTTTTTTTGATATGCGTGTTTATATCAGTGAATGCAGACGTTCTTCtacattttctttttgttttgtgTCTTCTTCAAAAATTATAAACATAATTTTCTATTTACATTATATAAATTATataagaaaaataataaattacaATAAACAAAATATTCATAAATATTTACGAATATCTTAAAATACACATATATCATCTGACAAATTTCTGCACAGGTATGAGGCGGGTACGAATATCATATTTGTTAAACGGAGCGGATAGCGGAGGACTAGTATCTCTGCCCATGAGTATCCATTATCATCCCTAAAACTATCTTAATTTTGATCACTTTAATTAACTACTAAATAAATAATTAACAAATATAGTACTCTTTTCGTTCCACAACATTGAAATAAACTACATCTCCAAATCCAATCCATTTCCAGCCAGAACAGTAGGGGAAAACTATTGAGAATGTgtcaagtgtgagtagtgtggataatagtcccacattggttgataatgtggagacttgagcatttataagtgagagaacccactcacctatcaccttaaggttttaggtgaatatgtggtgtgtctctcacaagTGTTGCTCTAGAAAGGAAGTCCCACtatgttcaatgctccctagtgaaaaatctcccccaacaaatggtatcacgagcctttggtttcagaaagggaccaggttacttgtatcgaaagtcaaaAAACGGACCAGGACTACTCCCCCAACAAAAACAAAATCTTGATGAAGTCGCAAACAAGAGAAGAAAGACTGAAACACAAAATTTGGATGTTGATCTTACTATCAAGAGACTGTTGTAGTAGAAATGAATGTAGAACAATCAAGACCAGATTCAGTGATTGCGTCTTAAAAGAGTAATAGTTGTATTTGTAATTATTTTATGCCTAGAGCAACTCCTAGAGCTCATTCTACTTTAAAAAGCGTGTTACAAAATTAGGAAGTGGTGGAGAAGTGTCATCTCGACGGTTCATTGATTCTTCGATTCCATTCAATGTAGCTAATTTTGCATATTTTTAATCTATGGCTGATGCACTTCGCAACATGAGTCCGAGGTATAAAGTTTCAACTATGCATAGTATTTGTGGGTATTTTTTAAATAAATGGGTTGAAGACGTGAGAAAATTGATAGAGGAATATGGTGAGATTTGAAAGAAATTTGGTTGTACTCTAATGGTTGATGAATGGACTGGTCGAAAAAGAAGAACTTTTACAAAACTTTCTAGTTTATTGCCATAAAGGTACTATTGTTCTAAAATCTTTTGACGCTTCTCATACTTCAAAAATATGCAGATATGTTGTATAAGATTTTTAGAGAGGTGGTTTTATTTGTTGGACCTGAAAATGTTGTTCACATAGTTACAGATAATGCGGAAAATTATGTTGCTGCTGGAAAATTATTAGAAAATGAGTTTCCTACATTACTTTGGTCTTCTTGTGCAACACATTGCATTAACTTGATGTTGAAAGACATGAGAGAATTAGAGGAAGTAAGTGAATCAGTGTCACATGCTTCTAACATTACCAAATATATTTATAACCATTGTTATGCATTGTATTTAGTGAAAAAGCAAACAGGTGTGTTGAATTTGAAAAACATGCATCCACAACATCAAGACTGTTAGATGTCATTGAAGAGCATACTAATGGAAATTCTGAACTTCAATTGAAGTTAACAGATGAGATGAGAATATTCAAAGACGGCAAATTAGATTTTGGAAGGAAATCAGCTATGGATGAACGATGTATAATAACGGCCGGTAATTTTCATAACTTCTAATTCTTAATATATATTTTTAGTTCAAATTTCAATATGTTTATTGATTTATTTAATCGCACGCTATAAACATATCAATGGTGGGAAACTTATGGCATTGGTACACCAACTTTGAAAAGGTTGACTATTCGTAGTTTAAGTCCGACTTGTAGTGTTTTAGTTTGTGAACGCAATTGGAGTATATTTGAGCATATTCATTCAAAAAAAAGAAATAGATTGGAGCATCAAAAACTTAATGATTTAATATTTGTTCGTTACAACTTGAAACTTCAAAATAGATATTATTATGGTTATTTTCCCGATCATTATCTTTATATATTTAAATACATGTGATTAGTTTTAATTTATGTGTGCTTAGGAAAACAAGACATGAGAGTTATGATCATATCAATATTGAAATAATAACTTATCCATTATTAAGTTACTATAACTTTTTTAAATTTATAATTTTCTATATTGTTATAGTGTTAAAAACTTTTGATTTTTATACTGTTGTGTAGAAGATATTTT is a window of Lathyrus oleraceus cultivar Zhongwan6 chromosome 6, CAAS_Psat_ZW6_1.0, whole genome shotgun sequence DNA encoding:
- the LOC127093632 gene encoding uncharacterized protein LOC127093632 encodes the protein MADALRNMSPRYKVSTMHSICGYFLNKWVEDVRKLIEEYDMLYKIFREVVLFVGPENVVHIVTDNAENYVAAGKLLENEFPTLLWSSCATHCINLMLKDMRELEEVSESVSHASNITKYIYNHCYALYLVKKQTDEMRIFKDGKLDFGRKSAMDERCIITAVLKTFDFYTVV